CCGGCGGACGTCCCGTTACCCGTCGCGCGACGCAGGCCATCTGGCCCGCTGAAGCCCTGCCGGGTATCCGGCCGCTGTTCGGGAACAAGGCGGTGTATGACTACCGCAGTGACAGCTATCACGATGAGCCTACCGTGCCGGAAGAGAGCCTGGCCGAATTCGACATTGTCTATGCCAACAGTCAGGGCAAGAAACTGGCGGCAGACAAGCTGGATGTGCGCCTGATCCGTGAGCGCCGTGATTACTACTGGAGCTTCTCGGACAGCGAAGGCTGGCAGTCGCAGTATGGCGACAAGGATTTGCAGGAAGATGAACGTGCCATCTCTGTCCCGGCTGACGGCAGCACCAAAGTCAGCTTCCCGGTCGAGTGGGGCCACTACCGGCTTGAAGTGCAGGACGGCGAAAAGATCGTCAGCAGCGTGCGTTTCCAGGCTGGTTATGACTGGCAGGACAATACCAACGGCACGGGCGCATTGCGTCCGGATCAGGTCAGGCTGAAGCTGGATAAAGCGGCTTACCAGCCGGGCGATACCGTGCATCTGCAGGTTGAGTCCCCGGCTGCCGGTAAAGGCTACCTGATGGTGGAGTCGAGCAGTGGCACGCTCTGGTGGCAGCCACTGACCGTACCAAAGGGCGGCACAACGGTGGATGTCCCTGTGGCTGAGAGCTGGCGGCGTCACGATCTCTACTTCAGCGCCATCGTGGTTCGTGACGGCGATAAGGTCAGTGGCGCCACGCCAAAACGCGCGGTGGGGCTGTTGCATCTGCCGATGGCGACAGAGGCGCGCCGCTTAAATCTGACGCTGGATGCACCCGATAAAATCCGTCCTGAGCAACTCCTGACGGTCAAGGTTCATGCCAGTCGTGACGGCGGTCCGTTGCCGGAAAAAGTCAATGTGCTGCTGTCAGCCGTGGATAGCGGCGTACTGAGCGTGACAGATTTTAAAACGCCCGATCCGTGGCAGGCTTTCTTTGGCCGTAAACGCTACAACGTCGATCAGTACGACGTCTTTGGTCAGTTGATCGAAGGCGGTGGCCGTCTGGCGGCGCTGCGTTTTGGTGGTGATGGCGAAGATGAATCGATGACGCGCGGCGGTAAAAAACCGGTGACGCACGTCAATATCGTGGCGCAGCAGTTACAGGCGGTGACGCTGGATAAAGAGGGCAACGGATCGATTACGCTGCCGATCCCGGCGTTTAACGGCGAACTGCGGCTGATGACTCAGGCCTGGAGCGACGACAGCTTTGGCGCGGCCGAACGCAAGCTGGTGGTCGCGGCGCCGCTGATCAGCGAACTGGCTACGCCGCGCTTCCTGGCCAGCGGTGATTCGGCCTCCCTGGCGCTGGATCTCACTAACCTCACCGATCTGCCGCAAACTCTGAAAGTGGATGTGACCCGCAGTGGTTTAGTGGATCTGGCAGGTTTGGCCAGCCAGAGCGTGACGCTGGCCAAAGGCGCACGCACCACACTGCAGATTCCGGTCACGGCGAAAACCGGCTTTGGCGATGGCGAGATCGCGGTGCAGATTTCCGGTCTTAACCTGCCGGGCGAACAGGTGAAGCCCGGCAAACAGCAGTGGAAAATCGGCGTCCGGCCCCCTTATCCGGCGCTGACGCTGAACTTTGATGCCGTTATCAATCCCGATCAGCCCTGGCAGGTCGCGGCCGCGGCACTGACGGGTCTGGATGCGCAGACGCTGAGTGGACAGCTGACGCTGAGCAATCGCCCGCCGCTGAACATCGCCAGCTATATCAGTGCGCTTTATGCCTATCCTTACGGCTGTCTGGAACAGACCACCAGCGGGCTCTGGCCTTCGCTCTACACCAGTCATGCAGAGCTGACCGCCATGGGCATTAAAACCAGCAGCGATGAGGCACGTCGGGCCGCCGTCGACACCGGCATCGCCCGTCTGGCGGGCATGCAGCGCGCCAACGGCAGCTTTGGACTGTGGGATAAACAGAGCGAAGAGGAGTTCTGGCTGACACCTTACGTGACGGACTTCCTGCTGCGTGCCAGCGAGGCGGGCTATGCGCTGCCGGATAATGTGGTCGATCGCGCGAACGCACGACTGCTGCGCTATCTGCAGGATCCGACACAGATCAGCGGCGGCGGCAGTGACGACAATGCTGCGCTGCAGTTCAGCGTGCAGGCTTACGCCGGACTGGTGCTGGCGCGTCAGCAGCGCGCGCCACTGGGTGCGCTGCGTGCACTGTATGAAAAACGAGAGAAAGCCCGCTCCGGCCTGGCGCTGATGCAGCTTGGCGTCGCGCTGAAGCTGATGGGTGACGGGCAGCGCGCATCGCTTGCGATCATGCAGGGTGCCACGCTGACGCGTTCGGACAAAGAGTGGTACGGCGACTATGGCAGCACGGTGCGCGATGAAGGCATGATGATTGCGTTGCTGGCAGAGAATAAGCTGCAGCCTGATCTGCAGAATAGTCTGCTGCTGTCGCTGTCCAGAGAGGTCACTGGCAAACGCTGGTTCTCGACCCAGGAAAATAACGCGCTTTATCTGGCTGCGCATACTCTGCAGCGTGCGCAGGGCGGAAGCTGGCAGGCGCTGCTGTCGGGCAATTCACAGCCTCTGCAGGGCGATGCACCGCTGAATAAAGGGCTGGGGGCTGAGCGACTGTTGCAGGGCTTAACCATCCGTAACCCTGGCAGTGCGCCGCTGTATGGCCGTCTGGACGTCACCGGTTATCCGCTGGCCGCGCCTCAGCCGGAGAGCAATGTGCTCGGGATAAAACGTGAATACTTCACCCTGGATGGCAAAGCTGCCGATCTCAGTAATCTGCGCAGCGGTGAGTTACTGGTTGTGCGTCTGACCGTTTCGTCGAAACGCAGCATCAGCGATGCGCTGGTGGTGGATCTGCTGCCTGCCGGTCTGGAGCTGGAAAACCAGAATCTGGCCGACAGCAGCGCCAGCCTCGGCGACAGTGCGGATGCGCTGAAGGAGAGCATGGGCGACATGCAGCAGGCTGACATTAAGCACATTGAGTTCCGTGACGATCGCTTTGTCGCGGCACTGGCGGTGGATACCTATCGTCCCACAACGCTGGTCTACCTGGCTCGGGCGGTGACACCGGGTCGCTATCTGATGCCGCCGCCGCAGGTGGAGTCGATGTATGTGCCGGAGTGGCGCGCTACCGGCAGTACGCCGCCGCAGCTGCATATCCAGTA
This genomic window from Pantoea sp. Lij88 contains:
- a CDS encoding alpha-2-macroglobulin gives rise to the protein MKKRTTRLLLSMLIGGSLLLATLLPVLPLQAAEAPATAQVSKPLTIIDLSELQIDGAAALVLTFSQPLDDKQDIAQKVRLTDDKQGRVDGGWELSANRKTLRFRHPEPSRHFTVTVDAGLRAASGETLADNYSQKIATSDIQPMVGFASRGSLLPLRITQGLPVLALNVNQVDVDFFRIKNAGLAEFLSQWNYGNNLSSWQSQDLLKSSQLVYSGRFELNPARNTREKLQLPMSDIAALQEPGVYLAVMKQAGTYRYSQPATLFTLSDIGLSLHRFPTQFELFAQSLANGLPLSGVSVRLLDAKGQVLQSGTSDNTGHLRLKADEKGRILLAVQGEQTSMIDLARPALDLAEFPVAGPQGYDKQLFVFGPRDIYRPGEIVIVNALLRDADGHPLPAQPIKAELVQPDGQVMRTFVWQPDAGLYQQRLALPESAMTGDWMLRLNTGDNLKREWKFHVEDFLPERMALTLKNDPQPQPADASVEFGIEGRYLYGAPAAGNTLQGQLYLRPAREAVAALPGYQFGDITEEGLKRTLDEVDLKLDASGKAQLSVESQWDQLHSPLNLILQASLLETGGRPVTRRATQAIWPAEALPGIRPLFGNKAVYDYRSDSYHDEPTVPEESLAEFDIVYANSQGKKLAADKLDVRLIRERRDYYWSFSDSEGWQSQYGDKDLQEDERAISVPADGSTKVSFPVEWGHYRLEVQDGEKIVSSVRFQAGYDWQDNTNGTGALRPDQVRLKLDKAAYQPGDTVHLQVESPAAGKGYLMVESSSGTLWWQPLTVPKGGTTVDVPVAESWRRHDLYFSAIVVRDGDKVSGATPKRAVGLLHLPMATEARRLNLTLDAPDKIRPEQLLTVKVHASRDGGPLPEKVNVLLSAVDSGVLSVTDFKTPDPWQAFFGRKRYNVDQYDVFGQLIEGGGRLAALRFGGDGEDESMTRGGKKPVTHVNIVAQQLQAVTLDKEGNGSITLPIPAFNGELRLMTQAWSDDSFGAAERKLVVAAPLISELATPRFLASGDSASLALDLTNLTDLPQTLKVDVTRSGLVDLAGLASQSVTLAKGARTTLQIPVTAKTGFGDGEIAVQISGLNLPGEQVKPGKQQWKIGVRPPYPALTLNFDAVINPDQPWQVAAAALTGLDAQTLSGQLTLSNRPPLNIASYISALYAYPYGCLEQTTSGLWPSLYTSHAELTAMGIKTSSDEARRAAVDTGIARLAGMQRANGSFGLWDKQSEEEFWLTPYVTDFLLRASEAGYALPDNVVDRANARLLRYLQDPTQISGGGSDDNAALQFSVQAYAGLVLARQQRAPLGALRALYEKREKARSGLALMQLGVALKLMGDGQRASLAIMQGATLTRSDKEWYGDYGSTVRDEGMMIALLAENKLQPDLQNSLLLSLSREVTGKRWFSTQENNALYLAAHTLQRAQGGSWQALLSGNSQPLQGDAPLNKGLGAERLLQGLTIRNPGSAPLYGRLDVTGYPLAAPQPESNVLGIKREYFTLDGKAADLSNLRSGELLVVRLTVSSKRSISDALVVDLLPAGLELENQNLADSSASLGDSADALKESMGDMQQADIKHIEFRDDRFVAALAVDTYRPTTLVYLARAVTPGRYLMPPPQVESMYVPEWRATGSTPPQLHIQ